One segment of Radiobacillus kanasensis DNA contains the following:
- a CDS encoding DinB family protein, which yields MNFQFHEAMEILERTPETLEHFLNGLSYGWLQCNEGEGTWTASEVVEHLVDGELYNWVPRLEFILQEGETKAFPAFDRFSHLEKKERLVGEQLAEFRALRMQNVDKLKKLVVQDKDLEKTGYHPAFGVVKVRELISTWAVHDLTHISQIVRVMAERYRTDVGPWQEYLGILKERG from the coding sequence ATGAACTTTCAGTTTCATGAAGCAATGGAAATTCTGGAACGGACACCAGAGACTTTAGAACACTTTTTGAATGGCTTATCATATGGGTGGTTGCAATGTAACGAAGGAGAAGGGACTTGGACTGCTTCCGAGGTTGTTGAACATTTAGTTGATGGAGAATTGTATAACTGGGTCCCGAGATTAGAGTTTATCCTCCAAGAAGGAGAAACGAAAGCTTTCCCTGCCTTTGACCGCTTTTCCCATTTGGAGAAAAAAGAACGACTAGTTGGAGAGCAGTTAGCAGAATTCAGAGCATTAAGAATGCAAAATGTAGACAAACTTAAGAAACTTGTTGTTCAAGACAAGGATTTAGAAAAAACAGGCTATCACCCGGCGTTTGGTGTCGTGAAAGTTAGGGAGCTTATCTCTACTTGGGCGGTTCACGATTTAACTCATATTTCTCAAATTGTACGTGTGATGGCTGAAAGGTATCGAACAGATGTCGGACCATGGCAAGAGTATTTGGGGATCTTAAAGGAAAGGGGCTAA
- a CDS encoding pentapeptide repeat-containing protein encodes MLNHGTQANREHLHADCQNCFGLCCVALPFSKSADFSKDKEGGTPCSHLQCDFRCSIHENLRGKGYRGCTVYECFGAGQKVSQHTFRGKDWREHPEVAEAMFQTLPIMQQLQEMLWYLTEALTLKVTAAIHDELRRAIEKTEKHTLLEAESILSLDVATHRAEINLLLLETSHLVREETKRKYNMNKIAYPDRGADLIGANLAKRDLKGCNFRGAYLIAANMQSADLRGSDFIGADMRDTDLRGANLSECIFLTQDQLNAANGDIHTKLPSHLIPPMHWTQM; translated from the coding sequence GTGCTTAATCATGGAACTCAAGCAAATCGTGAACATCTCCACGCAGATTGTCAAAACTGTTTTGGACTGTGCTGTGTCGCCTTGCCATTTTCTAAATCTGCTGACTTTTCCAAGGATAAGGAAGGCGGAACACCATGTTCTCATTTACAGTGTGATTTTCGTTGCAGCATTCATGAAAATTTAAGAGGAAAAGGATATCGTGGATGTACTGTCTATGAATGCTTTGGAGCAGGACAAAAGGTGTCCCAACACACTTTTAGAGGAAAAGACTGGCGTGAACACCCAGAAGTGGCTGAGGCTATGTTTCAAACCCTTCCGATCATGCAACAGTTACAAGAAATGCTATGGTATCTTACAGAGGCTTTAACATTAAAAGTTACTGCTGCGATCCATGATGAATTGAGACGAGCGATTGAAAAAACGGAGAAGCATACCCTATTAGAGGCTGAATCTATACTCTCTTTAGACGTTGCTACTCATCGAGCGGAAATCAATCTTTTACTCTTAGAAACCAGTCATTTAGTCCGAGAAGAAACGAAGAGAAAATATAACATGAACAAGATAGCTTATCCAGATAGAGGTGCAGATTTGATTGGTGCAAATCTTGCTAAAAGAGACTTGAAAGGTTGTAATTTTCGCGGTGCCTATTTAATTGCCGCAAACATGCAATCCGCCGATTTACGAGGCTCTGACTTTATTGGTGCGGATATGCGTGATACCGATCTGAGAGGTGCGAATCTTTCAGAATGTATATTCCTGACACAGGATCAGTTAAATGCGGCAAACGGGGACATTCATACGAAGCTACCTTCCCACCTAATACCCCCTATGCATTGGACACAAATGTAA
- a CDS encoding NUDIX hydrolase, with the protein MNSVIIPKHIVSAATVVLNDHNEILLIKGPRRGWEMPGGQVEEGESLQDAAIRETKEESGIDVEIIKFCGIFQNVSHSICNTLFLAKPIGGTLTTSPESLEVGFFPIEQAFEMVTWHNFRERIEHCLNEEQHPFYISF; encoded by the coding sequence ATGAATTCGGTGATTATACCTAAACATATAGTGTCAGCGGCTACGGTTGTTTTAAATGATCACAACGAAATCCTACTTATCAAAGGTCCTAGACGCGGTTGGGAGATGCCTGGGGGACAAGTGGAGGAAGGCGAATCCTTACAAGATGCAGCTATTCGTGAAACGAAAGAAGAGTCTGGAATAGATGTAGAAATAATAAAATTTTGCGGGATTTTCCAAAATGTATCCCATTCAATTTGTAATACGTTATTCCTTGCCAAGCCCATTGGCGGCACATTGACCACTAGTCCAGAAAGCTTAGAAGTTGGCTTCTTTCCAATTGAACAAGCCTTTGAAATGGTGACATGGCATAATTTTAGAGAACGTATTGAACATTGCCTAAATGAGGAGCAACATCCTTTTTATATATCTTTCTAG